The window CGGGCCCGGGGCCGGGGCCGGGGACACCGCTCCCCGCCGGGTGCCCGGTTTTGCCGTGCGCGCCGTGGACACCAACGGAGCGGGCGACGCGCACGTGGGCGTGTTCACCGCCGCCGTGGCCGAGGGCATGGACCCGCTCGCGGCCGCCCGTCGGGCCAACGCGGCCGCCGCCCTGGCCGTCACCCGCCGCGGCCCGGCCACCTGCCCCACCGCCAAGGAGACGGACGCCTTCCTGGAGGAGGCCGAGGGCGGCGAGGCCCCCGGCCGGGGCAGGTGAGCCGACCACCAGCGCCGCCGTCCCGAAGCGTGGGCCCCTGCCCGTGCCCCGCCCGGGACCGGCGCTGCGACCCCGCCACAGGTACGGGGCCGCGGTGAGGGGACGGGCGGCGCCGCGCCCGCCTTCACCCGCCGGAAGCGACCACCGGACCCACCTGCGGTTTTCGGGACGCGTCCTGACCCCCGGCTTGCCGCCGGGCGATCCGCGGGTGAACGCCCGGCCGGTTTCCGGGGAGAGGGTGAAGTCCCCATGAACCGAAAATAAAGTTGCAGGAAAAACAGCCTGTGCAAGAAAACTTGCTTGTATCGTGGGCGCCGTGAACCTCCAGGAACGCATGAGCGAGTACCGCGACCGGCTGACGAAGTCGGACCGGGTCCTCCTCGACGAACTGCTCTCCAACCCCGCCGAGGCCCCCCTGTGGCGGGGCGGGGAGGTGGCCCAGCGCGCGGGGGTCCACCCCGCCGCCGCCACCCGGCTGGCCCAGCGGCTGGGCTACCAGGGCTATCTGGAGCTGCGCGAGGACCTGCGCGAGGCCCACGAGGCACGCCTCAACGGTGCGGGCGACCGGTTCCGGGCCGAACTCCGGGGCCAGGGGCAGGCCAGCGTGCTGGACACCCTCCTGACCACCGAGCTCGACTCCCTGGCCGCGGTCGGCAAGCACGTGAGCCAGGCCCAGATCGACGAGGTGGCCGACCTCCTCGTCGGCGCGCGGGTGGTCTACCTCTTCGCGCGCGGCAACTCCGGGGTCCTGGCCGAACTCCTCGACAGCCGGCTGCGCCGGTTCGGGATGCGCCCGGTCAACCTCGTCGGCCCCGGCCGCGAGGTCGCCGAACGCGTCCTGGCGATGTCGGACTCCGACGTCGTCGTGTCGTTCGCGTTCCGCCGCGCTCCGCGAGGCCTCACACAGCTGTACGCACACGCCTGCGAGGTCGGAGCCCGGTCCGTGCTGGTCACGGACACCCTGCACACCCTCGATCCGGCTCCGACCACCGTGCTCTCGGCCCCGCGCGGACACCAGGAGGGCTTCTCCTCCCTGAGCGTCCCGATGATGATCGCGAACGCCATCGTGCTCACCGTCGCCCAGCGGCACCCCGAGACCATCCTGCCCGCCCTCGACCGCCTGGACGACCTGCTCAACGCGTTCGACTGACGCCGGTCTCCCCATCCCCCGCGACGGCCGGACCACCCCGGCCCCGCTCCCGCCTGCGCGAAAACCGACGCAAAGGACCTGTCATGCGTACTTCGAGACTGCTCTCCGCCTCCGTCGCCCTCCCGCTCGCCGTGACGCTCGCCGCCTGCGGCGGCGGCACCCCCGAGGCCGCCGACACCGCCGACGCCGGCGAGGCCGCCCAGCCCCACGAACTCGACGACGCCACCCACGAGGAGCTGGTCGAGCTGGCCAGGGAGGAGGGGGAGGTCACCGTCTACTCCTTCACCTCGCGCATCGCCTCCGTCGAGGAGGCCTTCGAGGAGGAGTACCCGGGCGTCGACCTCATCGGCCACGACATCGCCTCCTCCGAGCAGATCACCCGCCTCCAGTCCGAGGCCCAGGCCGGAACCCCGTCGGCGGACGTCGCCTACATTTCCGACGCCCCGGTGGTCATCACCGAACTCGTCTCGGGCGGCATCCTCCAGAACCACGTCCCCCAGCGCGTCGCCGAGACCGTGCCCGAGGAGTACCGGCAGCCCCTGCTGGCCAACCGGCTCTCGACCAAGATCCTCATGTACAACGAGGAGGCCCACCCCGACGGCAGCCCGGTCCAGAACCTGTGGCAGCTGACCGAGGAGGAGTGGAACGGCCGGGTCGTCATGGTCGACCCGAGCGTGCGCGGCGACTACCTCGACCTCATGGCGGAGATCGTCCGGCGCTCCGACGAGATGGCGCAGGCCCACCAGGAGCACTTCGGGTCCGAGGTCGAACTCGACGAGGGCGTGGAGAACGCCGGGCAGCAGTTCATCAAGGACCTCTACGCCAACGGCCTGGTCCTGGTCGACGACACCGACAACGTCAACGCGGCCGTGGGCGCGACCGGGCAGGAGGACCCGCCGGTCGGCATCACCTCCTACTCCGACCGCCGGGACAACGAGGAGGAGGGCTGGGCGCTCCAGGCCTCCCTGGGGACCGCGCCGTCGCTGGGCATCACCTTCCCGGCCTACATCGGCATGGTGCAGGGCTCCGACAGCCCGGCCGCCGCGCGCCTGGTCGCCGACTTCCTCATGGGCGACGACTCCGCGACCGGCGGTCCCGGATACGAGCCCTTCTACGTCCCCGGCGACTACCCGGTCCGCACGGACATGGAGATGCCCGAGGACGCCGCGCCCCTGGACGAACTGGGCGCCTGGGACATCGATCCCGAGGAGACCGCCCGGGTCCGCGACGACGTGGCCGACTTCCTGCTCACCCTGTAAGACCCCTCCCCCGGCTCCCACGCCGGCGAAAGGACACCATGACGACGGCACCCGCCCCCCGCCGCACCGCGGTCGGCACCACGGTGGCCCGTGCGCGCACGGCACTGAGGCAGCCCGCCGTGGTGCTGGGAGCCGGCACCCTGCTCGTACTGTCCGTCCTCGTGGTGGCGCCGCTCAGCGGGCTGGTCAACACGACCCTCCAGAACGGCAACCGCGAGGCGTGGGCGGACGTGTTCGCCAGCCCGATGTCGGAGAACCTCCTGTGGAGGCCGATGGGCAACTCGATCCTCATGGGGACCGCCACCGCCGTCTGCTCGACGGTGGTGGGCGGGTTCCTGGCCTGGGTGGTCGTGATGACCCGCATCCCGGGGCGCAGGACCCTGGGGCTGCTGGCGACGATCCCGTTCGCCCTGCCGAGCTTCGCCCTGGCGCTGGCGTGGGAGTCGGTCTTTCGCAACGACCTGATCGGCGGGTCCACCGGGATCCTGATGAACCTGGGCCTGGACGTCCCGGACT is drawn from Nocardiopsis dassonvillei subsp. dassonvillei DSM 43111 and contains these coding sequences:
- a CDS encoding MurR/RpiR family transcriptional regulator, with the protein product MNLQERMSEYRDRLTKSDRVLLDELLSNPAEAPLWRGGEVAQRAGVHPAAATRLAQRLGYQGYLELREDLREAHEARLNGAGDRFRAELRGQGQASVLDTLLTTELDSLAAVGKHVSQAQIDEVADLLVGARVVYLFARGNSGVLAELLDSRLRRFGMRPVNLVGPGREVAERVLAMSDSDVVVSFAFRRAPRGLTQLYAHACEVGARSVLVTDTLHTLDPAPTTVLSAPRGHQEGFSSLSVPMMIANAIVLTVAQRHPETILPALDRLDDLLNAFD
- a CDS encoding type 2 periplasmic-binding domain-containing protein — translated: MRTSRLLSASVALPLAVTLAACGGGTPEAADTADAGEAAQPHELDDATHEELVELAREEGEVTVYSFTSRIASVEEAFEEEYPGVDLIGHDIASSEQITRLQSEAQAGTPSADVAYISDAPVVITELVSGGILQNHVPQRVAETVPEEYRQPLLANRLSTKILMYNEEAHPDGSPVQNLWQLTEEEWNGRVVMVDPSVRGDYLDLMAEIVRRSDEMAQAHQEHFGSEVELDEGVENAGQQFIKDLYANGLVLVDDTDNVNAAVGATGQEDPPVGITSYSDRRDNEEEGWALQASLGTAPSLGITFPAYIGMVQGSDSPAAARLVADFLMGDDSATGGPGYEPFYVPGDYPVRTDMEMPEDAAPLDELGAWDIDPEETARVRDDVADFLLTL